AAAGGGACAATCTGGCTAAATCTTACCTGTAATTTTaccattataaaataataataaatacagagtaAAACACAAACCACATGCTCACATGACTGACACTTAACGATGCATATTATTAACAAAAGTGCAATGATTCAGATGTAAACCAGACAAAACTTGTAGACCCACTagaacaaacaggaaatgacGTACTGATAAGTGAACGACTGTTGATAAGGTGGAAGTGAGCACCGTTCATACTCCATCAGCCAATGTGGCTGATACTGCAGCACGATGCTGAACGCCCACCAGGACTGatcaaaaaaacattatgtcTCTACAACAGAAGTGGTTGTGACTTCAAATGTGACACCTACAGCGTCTCTGTACTGTCACATGCAATAATAGTATTGTAAAGGCTCTTTGAATAAAAGCTTCTacttaaaagactttaaaagcTCCTTCTGAACGTGACTTTGTGCCTGTTGCCATGACAGAACACCCACGTGTGACTGTGCGCTTCCTGAGCTACAGCTGCGCTCAGACTCGCTTCTCTGACAGGAAACGTTTGAGAGACAAACAAATTCAAGTTCCAGTTTCAGCCTTCACATGGGACATGGTTTGGCACTCAGCTGTTTGAGAGGCATTGATAGTTGTGCTTCATTTAATCAATATTCAAGCAGTTTACTACTAATACAGGATACATTAATGAAATGGGAATCTCACAATGGAAAACTGAAGGATACCAAGAGTAACCCAGATAAATAGAACTTTCAAGACTTCTGTAGACACTTGAAATTTCATTGAACTCATCACTGAACTCAATACTGGTTCTTAAGGATTTCTTCTTCAGGTCAAACTACCTGATACCataaaaaatatgcatatttgatcatttaaaaccatattttttcttattgtttgaAATCCTGACCAGATATCAAACCATCTGATATCATGCCCTTGTTATAACTCATTGATAAATATGAGGTTAAAGGATTTCTTCACAGAAGATCTGACCTATTATATTAGTGTTTCAACCGTTCTCTTTTCAACACCAGCCAAATCACATTCTCTCAGAACtcacattaacattttcactttcagaaCACTATCAGCATCAGTGAGCTTTGCTCCACTGAACTGCATAGCTTCAAGCTGCTGCACGCTCGAAGCGACGAAGCGTTACTTGAAGCTGTGATGCATTTGACAACTTTTAGGGCAACACTGTTGAAGGAAACCGaagtaaaatatttaacacTTCATTATGCACTGACTCACTGCTTAGCAGTTAAAAGACACAGCCTTGTCTGGCTTACTACCCACATAGTTCTCAGTGTAACTTGACCTCCCTCATTGCCGTGTAACAAAAACTTTTCATGTTGCACAAAAACTTGCCAAAAGCATCACAGTTCCTCCTCATGCAAGCCCACATGGGGAGCATTTTCTGTCTTAGACATCaaccatttttacatttctagaGCATTCTTACTACTTTCTAAAGCCCATAATAAACTATTTCTTGAGtagtataaaaaaaagtaaatcagGCCATTTGCTATTAGAATCTGTAGGAATctgcatttcagtttttgttcaaGTTGCTTCCTGTGGAAGTGGATTTCTTACAGTATGATGAGACTATCAGGACTCCACCAGAATCTCCATCAGATGCTCCAGCTCAAGTCCTTCTCTCATATGATTCTGACCAGAGAAGGGAGAAGATGGcggtgaggagagagaaggtgaGTTGGATGAGAAAGACGATGGGCTGAATGAGGCAAATGAAGGCAGGCACTTTAGATTCtggttgagagaaagagagaaggggtgCGAGGGGGATGATGGGGGAGAGAAAGGTGGCAGGTATCGTAGGAGATCATCCCCAGCCGGGTATCCGCCTCCACTGCCTCTCAGCCCAAGTATACCCATGTCCCTCTCCAGCAGGGAGGTGTCTATATCCTGGAACAGATCCTCCACAGTGAGATCACTGAGGTAGCTGGACCTCATCACCTCCATGCTGGTCTCCCGCACCCTGCACTCCTCTTGCTGCTCCCAGCTGCCCCCGTAGCCTCTGACCCCCTGTTTCATCCATGCCACACCTCCCTCAGAGAACCCAGACAGGTTCTCCAAGGACCTGAGAGGTGTCCGCGGAGCTGCCTGTTGGCTTCCGTCGATGGTCGAGTCCAGTGCGGTGAGGATGGAGGAAACGGcagctgaaagagagaaatcagGATCGGTGGACATCGATCCCCAGTCCTCATCATCTTCTTGTACACACATCGATGTACTTGAGTAGCAGCTTGCTGGAGACATACCTGTGGCGCAATTTGATGAAACCAGGTGACAGTTGGGAAGAGCTGACTGACTATTAGCAACCATGAATGCCGAGTGATGTTTTGCTGTAGCGACCCCTTGGAAAATACTCTCCTGCTCCCTCGTCTGCAGCACAGATGAAGAACTACAAGGTGGCAGCGGCAGCTCTACAGAGGGTGCCCTGCAAGCTTCCAGACTGATCTGCCGCAGTGTGTTGGCTATCAGAACGGACCGCCGCAGGCTGGGCTCGGGTAGCTCCTGACCACGCTGATACTTGCTCAGGGAAACTGAGAACACAAACTGGCGCTGGCTCTCCCAGGCAAGGCTGCTCCTGTCTGAAACCTCCACCTCCTCAGGTGGGAGTTTACGCTTCTGACCCTTCATGATCATCTTTACACTGCGAAGGAAGGCAGGAAACGTTAAGTCAATTTGCATgtggctaaaaaaaataatctattgCCGACATTTTGTAGTTGATCCATATCTCAGTTCTGCCCTTAGTACAGGAATGAGGTATTTTAGAAACTCAAAACTTTCACATTCCTGCAGATGAgagaaataataacaaatgtgTGTGACAAAGATGTGATAAACAGACATTTGATAAAATTAGTGCTGAAACAAGGAGTTTCTTAACAGTAAATTAATCAATTTGCATAAAGCTGCAGTCATAGATTGCTAGAGGAAAcgttaaatgttttaaaggtAAATTGCCTGTGATATTACATAAATATCAAAGGAAAAAACTAAATCAGACACTTCATTAGGACATGTTATTCTTCGGTttgattaaatacatttactgtaccgtgtttattacaattttacaagattttttttaaagaaccgCACTTCGTTAATAGAGCTAATTAAATCTGTGCTACTGTTAAAACACGAATACggtattttatcattaaaataacGCCGTTAATTAGTTTTATTCGTTCATCAAACTTCTCCATGAACACTAACGTTAGCTAAGGCACACAGTTAGCTCGCAATGTGGGGGTTGCACCTTCAGTTTCGTCGTGgagggaaaaagaaacagactcGACCGAGCAATCTGAGTAATATGGAGCCAAAATGAACTGATTTAATAATCTTTGACTTACGAGACGAACACGAGCAACGTTAACCACAAACAGATTACCTTTAAACACAGATtgaaagtaagaaaaaacaacagaccCGTTGGTTCACTTCCCGTTTCTCGGAAAGTTCAGTCGATGTCGCTACTGTTGGTTAACTTCTGTTTTCTTGCCTCCTCTTTGACTCAAAtaacaaattttaaaataacacgTTTTACTTGACTTATTAGCTATTTTGGCTTAAAACGGTTAACGTTACAACTTAGTTTCGAGAGCCAACCCACTCAGTCTTCTCCCGCCCGTGATTTTAAGTTTTTCGCCAAAAGGTGGGGGCTGGATGTTGCGAAGGGCATTATGGGTAGTTAAATTTATGCGTCACATGACACGTTCGGCTCTAAATGGTAACCCTAGAGTAGCGAAACTCTCGCGAGCCGCTTCAAAATATTCTTATATCGCTGTTTGATGACGTGACAACACCAAGGTTAAGTTCTGATTAGGTTGagacacaaaaaccacttggttatggttagTAAAAGATcctggtttgggttaaaatgatcacttgaaacgtggtgtgggttaaagttagtACTTCTTTacaaatctcgcgagagtttcgaaaatctagggttaccataTAGACACGACCGTCAGACTATAATTTGACATTACAAAACCGCATCAAATACATGCCAAACAATTTATATTGCAGATATAATAGTAATATCCCTATTAATATCATATGTAGACCTGTAAATTTACTCCTGCCCTGATCAACTGTCACCCAGACCGGATTTTCAAGCTTCTAATTATGTAATTTGCATAGCACTAATTCCTAAATGATTACATCACCGACAGAAGAGGGATGCCCATCCGCATATTGTCTTTGAATAGAAAAGTAGGGCAGATAGCAGCTGgtgattaatgtgtgtgtgtaaaactcTACAGAAGCTGTTTCCAGTCAGCGTGTGTTACCTCATGTATAAGGTAAAGTTACcgtaagaaaagaaaactgctgTCAAAATGCACATAATGTAGAACCGATCAATAAATCTCCCGGTCCGAgagattttaaaatgtacatttcattGACGATTTCAATACGACGAGTATCAGAGAGcgaaaatgagaggaaaaactcTTGAGCTTTCACATGTACACGTCCACAGGAAAGGTaatttaacattaaataaatgtgcGGTTGTTTAAATGAGTATTATTTCAGGCTGGCAGCGATATTTACctgagaggagagcagcagcGGTCTGTACACAACAACTTCTTCTATCGTAAgcccccaaaatgtcaaagttcaCAGTTTCAATTTAAATTCCACTACCCGACTTTTCACCACATGAAGCACCAGCCTACCAGCCAGCGAGTCAActttgaaaaacagctttagcTCCTCCTCGACCTGTTTATTGGACGGCTGAGGAAAAACATAAAGCTAACTGAACACAAAACCACTTCCTCTAAGTTCTTTCTAAATAAAAATCCATATTGGCATACATCTGTtgaacatttaaattaataCGATCCAGaccagtccacaacccaaagatattcagtttattgtcatagaagattaaagaaaacagaaaatagtcacatttaaggagctgaaatcagagaatttaatatttggtaacaaatcaattaattgattaatcgttgcagctctatcaAAAACTATTATATGATAtagtataataaaatatgattttgtttttatattttaacacGTAACAATACATTCGAATTTAATTGGCATATGTGTTGTGAAATATCGTTATTGATCCATTATACCGGTTTTTGTATCGAGCATCCATTTAATAGATCATTTGTAGGAAATGATTCACATTCTTTTGAGTACTTTTAAACGTACTTACTCAAAGTcctttttgtgttattttcatctACGACGCAAAATGTAAGATGTTTTTCAAGATCCAAGAACAACTGATGTACTGAATGTATAAAAGTGGTATCAATTGTTAAAAGACGCAGCAACACTTGGTCTCGATCCTTGACAAAGATTTAACATTTCCGGTATAATGCTGGCTCTCATTGGTCAACTTGACACATCTCTGTGAGAGGGAGTTGCACAACAGCTACATATGTCACTCATCTGACTGGCTGGTTGTCCTCTAGAGGGACAGACTGGTATGAGGCGAGCTGTTAATGGGAGACAGAGCAACAAGACAAGTGGTCCCTCAAGTTTTCATAACAAACGAAAAAGTCTCACATTTAAACAGAGATAAGTTCCAGTTCTTAATGTGCTGTGACTCACTCTGTCCCAATGTactcactcaaatgtaactgaAAAACATTGTTTCTAATCCTGCATCCAATTGTGTTTTACAGCCACATGATGATCTTCCTGTTTcgttattatattgttttttttattgttgtgtcatttacatttaagtACCCTATAATAACTGAGGAGGTTTTTTCCATGTatgtgaactttttttgtgttcattctgaaatcaatttacttttaaaataagTAGTGTTCAATTTAAATATAGGTGAGGATCATTGCGTAGCCGGCAGATTTGCTAGTTCATCTTAATATGAAGAAATAAACATTCTGATAAAGAAAAGATGGGACACTCAGTTTTAGAAGGATTGGTCTCTCAGCTTTTTTAAACGAGGAGCATGTCAGTTTAGGCTTTCTCACAGTGATCAAATCTACCTGAGTAAATGTTAAAGTCCTCTATAAGAAGAGCCATTTTAGGACTTTAACTGGTAGTTTAAGACTATAAGAGTAATCTgacatcattttaataatattcaAGTCATCAGAGTACACTATTCACCCTTGATCAACCATTACTTCTGTTACTTATTACATAAGAATATTGTGTAACTATATTGGAAAAGCACTACGCAATTGTATTATTGTAATCGTTATGTCATTCTAACAACAAATGGCCTGCAGCTATGCTCATTCACATGAGAATTCACTCTTTCCAGGCAActttttatacaataaagtCTTTTATTTTCAAACGGGTATAAAGAGCGTCAGGAAGTATCATATGACAAACATTCGATGATGGGGAACAAATCCTACAATATCAAATGTTGTTGATGTTAAAAGAAAGATTTGATGTAGAGTGATGTAAACAGCTCACAGCTAAAGCAGCAGTACAGGTTTGGCACTTAAAATGTCTCCTATGTCAGCTGGTGTTAGATTAAAattagtataaaaatataacaatgtcAGATAAGAGTTGCTTAGTTATAATCATACAAGACAAAAGGATTAGTGGTTtatcaaaacaagaaaactaaTACTGTGAATCTACACAGATATTATTCCTTCATTTATCTGTAATTCTCagcataaacaaatattttctctgCAGTGTATTTCGGTGGAAGTAAAGGAAGAATTATTTGTACTCTCCCCACAGTCCCACTGTCTTGCCATCCCACTCTGAGGTGGACAGACATTTGACGAAGAAATGTCCCAGGTCGTGTTTAGATATGGCTCTTCCTCTCAGCATGTTCTCTGCCGTTGCGTAACGCTCTGTCAGAGGAAGATCGCCTGGAGAGACGCAGACAAGCAGAcgattaaaataaaatagctaGTCAAAGATGGGATACAGACACAAATCTCACAGTAACACAGTAATGTTGGAAATGAAGAcaaagaacattaaaaacaatgttgGATCTACCTTGCACATTGTGTTTGAAGATACATATAGAAGATATAGCATATATATAGCATATAGCAAGATACATAGATACATAAGATATTAAAACTTATATTTGTTTCTTAGGTTTTAATGTAGATCATGAAAAAGTGCAACCATAAAAAGGTTTGATCAGCATTTGCTCTACTTCCTGCAGTAATTTAGGGGAATTTCTCTTGTTTGCAGTGAAACTCTCAGTTTCTACTTCCTACTGACCACCAATGTGAGGAGGCATGACGGCCACGTAGTCCAGCCCAGACGTCTTCAGCACTGTGTACATCCTGTCAT
This region of Thunnus maccoyii chromosome 6, fThuMac1.1, whole genome shotgun sequence genomic DNA includes:
- the sertad3 gene encoding SERTA domain-containing protein 2 isoform X2, with the protein product MIMKGQKRKLPPEEVEVSDRSSLAWESQRQFVFSVSLSKYQRGQELPEPSLRRSVLIANTLRQISLEACRAPSVELPLPPCSSSSVLQTREQESIFQGVATAKHHSAFMVANSQSALPNCHLVSSNCATAAVSSILTALDSTIDGSQQAAPRTPLRSLENLSGFSEGGVAWMKQGVRGYGGSWEQQEECRVRETSMEVMRSSYLSDLTVEDLFQDIDTSLLERDMGILGLRGSGGGYPAGDDLLRYLPPFSPPSSPSHPFSLSLNQNLKCLPSFASFSPSSFSSNSPSLSSPPSSPFSGQNHMREGLELEHLMEILVES
- the sertad3 gene encoding SERTA domain-containing protein 2 isoform X1; translated protein: MIMKGQKRKLPPEEVEVSDRSSLAWESQRQFVFSVSLSKYQRGQELPEPSLRRSVLIANTLRQISLEACRAPSVELPLPPCSSSSVLQTREQESIFQGVATAKHHSAFMVANSQSALPNCHLVSSNCATGMSPASCYSSTSMCVQEDDEDWGSMSTDPDFSLSAAVSSILTALDSTIDGSQQAAPRTPLRSLENLSGFSEGGVAWMKQGVRGYGGSWEQQEECRVRETSMEVMRSSYLSDLTVEDLFQDIDTSLLERDMGILGLRGSGGGYPAGDDLLRYLPPFSPPSSPSHPFSLSLNQNLKCLPSFASFSPSSFSSNSPSLSSPPSSPFSGQNHMREGLELEHLMEILVES